CCGGAACCCGAGCCTCCAGAGCCCGAGCCCGAACCGTTAGAATCCCTGGAGCCCGCTCCTACCCCCCAACCAACGCCACCCGAACCGGCCCCTGTGCCGCCTACGCCCACGCCAGTTGAGCCTCAACCGAGCTTGTTGGAGCAACAGCGGCAACAACAACTCGAACGCGATCGCCGCGAGCGAGAGCGTCAAGCCGAGCGGGAGCGTCAAGAACGATTAGCGCAACAGGCTGCAACTGCTCGTCAGGAAGCCTTTGCTCGCGAACAGGCCGAGCGCGAGCGCCAGACCGAACTTGCCCGGCAGGTTGCCGAACGGGAGCGTCAAGAAGCTCTCGCCCGTGCCGAGCGAGAAGCAGCCCTTGCCCGGGAGGAAGCTGCTGCTGCTGAGGCCGCTCGTCAAGCAGAACTCGCTCGGCAGGCCGCCGAGCGACAGGCACAGGAGCAGGCTGCGGCCCGTCCGGCCACGCCCCCCAAACGCGAAGCTGCTGGGAGCGGCACCTTGCTGGGTTGTGGGCAACGACCGGAAACCAAGTTCGAGGCAGAAACGGTTGCTGTGGTGCAAATTCAAGTGGATTCAGGCGGCAACGTTACAACGGCGGTCGTGGCTAAGTCCGCAGGTGATTCTCGCCTCGATCGCGCCGCCCTGCAGTTTGCCCGCTCGTGCCGCTTCACCCAGTCACCCAATGGCCGAGAGGGAAAAATTGCCGTGAATTTTGTGTACTCCGGTACGGAGCGGGAGCGGGAGGCGAAGCTTCAGGAGGAACAACAGGAGCGAGAGCGGCAAGAGCGGTTGGAACAGGAGCGATCGCAAGGCTCTTCCCCAGCTCCTTAGATTGCTGGAGC
This is a stretch of genomic DNA from Rubidibacter lacunae KORDI 51-2. It encodes these proteins:
- a CDS encoding energy transducer TonB family protein; protein product: MADSRSAVQEQRERERAALRRLLVLSSTGSVLFHGALLAILPGLLSGPEPVPEEPPVEIVILTPPPALEPEPEPEPIPEPEPPEPEPEPLESLEPAPTPQPTPPEPAPVPPTPTPVEPQPSLLEQQRQQQLERDRRERERQAERERQERLAQQAATARQEAFAREQAERERQTELARQVAERERQEALARAEREAALAREEAAAAEAARQAELARQAAERQAQEQAAARPATPPKREAAGSGTLLGCGQRPETKFEAETVAVVQIQVDSGGNVTTAVVAKSAGDSRLDRAALQFARSCRFTQSPNGREGKIAVNFVYSGTEREREAKLQEEQQERERQERLEQERSQGSSPAP